A single genomic interval of Croceibacter atlanticus HTCC2559 harbors:
- a CDS encoding TlpA family protein disulfide reductase, protein MKYVLMALFIATLVSCKADKETPEAIDNYNDAASDITITSYDYNGFKPFLEKQDGKVHIINFWATWCKPCVEELPYFEMINSQYSNEDVTVTLVSLDMPSMVDGHVIPFVKKNQIKSDVILLDDPDANFWIRDINAQWTGAIPATIIYKNGKQKFYEQTFTFNQLQKELKSFL, encoded by the coding sequence ATGAAGTACGTTTTAATGGCATTATTTATAGCGACTTTGGTGTCTTGTAAGGCAGACAAAGAAACGCCAGAAGCAATAGATAATTATAATGATGCAGCCTCAGATATTACAATTACCTCTTATGATTATAATGGCTTTAAACCATTCTTAGAAAAACAGGACGGTAAAGTACATATCATTAATTTTTGGGCAACTTGGTGTAAACCTTGTGTTGAAGAATTGCCTTATTTTGAGATGATTAATTCTCAATATTCTAATGAAGATGTTACGGTAACATTGGTAAGTTTAGATATGCCAAGTATGGTAGATGGTCACGTAATTCCTTTTGTAAAAAAGAATCAGATAAAGTCTGATGTTATTCTTTTAGATGATCCTGATGCTAACTTTTGGATTAGAGATATTAATGCACAGTGGACAGGAGCAATTCCTGCAACAATTATTTATAAGAATGGAAAGCAAAAGTTTTATGAGCAAACCTTTACTTTCAACCAACTTCAAAAAGAATTAAAATCATTTCTATGA
- a CDS encoding anthranilate synthase component II: MKKIVVIDNYDSFVYNLVHYLEELDCQVTVLRNNQLNIEDLAAYDKILLSPGPGIPDEAGLLKDIIKTYAATKPIFGVCLGQQAIGEVFGGKLTNLNNVFHGIATNVTLTVTNEPLFKGLNSTFKVGRYHSWVVSKEDFPDALEVTSLDENGQIMSLRHRDFDICAVQYHPESVLTPDGKTMIKNWVNS, encoded by the coding sequence ATGAAAAAAATAGTCGTTATAGATAACTACGATAGCTTTGTTTACAATTTGGTGCACTACCTAGAAGAGCTAGATTGCCAAGTAACAGTACTAAGGAACAACCAATTAAATATTGAAGACTTAGCAGCGTATGACAAGATTTTACTATCGCCAGGACCAGGAATTCCAGATGAAGCTGGTCTTTTAAAAGACATTATAAAAACCTATGCTGCTACCAAGCCTATTTTTGGTGTATGCCTAGGACAGCAAGCCATTGGCGAGGTGTTTGGCGGCAAGCTTACCAACCTTAACAATGTCTTTCATGGTATAGCTACAAATGTAACTTTAACCGTAACCAATGAGCCACTTTTTAAGGGCTTAAACTCTACATTTAAAGTAGGCCGCTACCATTCTTGGGTCGTTTCTAAAGAAGATTTTCCAGATGCTTTAGAGGTTACCAGCTTAGATGAAAACGGACAAATTATGTCTCTAAGACATCGTGATTTTGATATTTGTGCCGTACAATACCATCCAGAAAGTGTCTTAACACCAGACGGAAAAACAATGATTAAAAACTGGGTGAATAGTTAG
- the trpB gene encoding tryptophan synthase subunit beta, which yields MTITQSYQVNEKGYYGDFGGAYIPEMLYPNVEELRSQYLKIMDDADFKAEFKKLLKDYVGRPTPLYFAERLSKHYNTKIYLKREDLCHTGAHKVNNTIGQILMAKRLGKHRIIAETGAGQHGVATATVCALMGLECIVYMGAIDIERQAPNVARMKMLGATVIPAESGSKTLKDATNEAIRDWINNPTDTHYIIGSVVGPHPYPDMVARFQSVISAETRLQLQEKEGTELPDHVVACVGGGSNAAGLYYNFLDEPSVNIIAVEAAGKGVNSGESAATSALGKEGIIHGSKTLLMQTDDGQITEPYSISAGLDYPGVGPMHAHLYKSGRAEFISVTDEAAMKAGLFLSKTEGIIPAIETSHALSIFETRAFKPDEIVVVNLSGRGDKDLNTYIDYFGY from the coding sequence ATGACAATAACACAATCTTACCAAGTAAACGAAAAAGGCTATTATGGCGATTTTGGTGGTGCCTATATTCCAGAAATGCTATATCCCAATGTAGAAGAGTTACGCTCTCAATATCTTAAGATTATGGATGATGCCGACTTTAAAGCAGAGTTTAAAAAACTGCTTAAAGATTATGTGGGCAGGCCAACACCTTTATATTTTGCAGAGCGCCTTTCTAAGCATTACAACACAAAGATTTATTTAAAACGTGAAGATTTGTGTCATACAGGAGCTCACAAGGTAAACAATACTATTGGGCAAATCCTTATGGCTAAACGTTTGGGTAAACATAGGATTATTGCAGAAACCGGTGCCGGACAACATGGTGTGGCAACAGCTACCGTTTGTGCACTTATGGGGTTGGAGTGTATTGTATATATGGGCGCTATAGATATTGAGCGCCAAGCACCAAATGTGGCACGTATGAAAATGTTGGGCGCTACGGTAATACCAGCAGAGTCTGGCAGCAAAACCTTAAAAGATGCCACAAATGAAGCCATAAGAGATTGGATTAACAATCCTACAGATACACATTATATTATAGGATCTGTAGTTGGACCACACCCATATCCAGATATGGTGGCACGTTTTCAAAGTGTGATATCTGCAGAAACCAGGTTACAGTTACAGGAAAAAGAAGGTACAGAATTGCCAGATCACGTTGTTGCTTGTGTAGGTGGTGGTAGTAATGCGGCAGGATTATATTATAACTTTTTAGATGAGCCTAGTGTAAATATTATAGCTGTTGAAGCTGCTGGAAAAGGAGTAAATTCTGGAGAAAGCGCCGCAACATCTGCCTTAGGTAAAGAAGGCATTATACACGGAAGCAAAACACTTTTAATGCAAACCGATGATGGGCAAATTACTGAACCCTACTCTATTTCTGCAGGCTTAGATTATCCTGGCGTTGGACCAATGCACGCTCATTTATATAAAAGTGGCCGAGCAGAATTTATTAGCGTTACAGATGAAGCTGCTATGAAAGCAGGTTTGTTTCTTTCTAAAACCGAAGGCATAATACCAGCTATTGAAACCTCTCACGCACTTTCTATTTTTGAAACTAGAGCCTTTAAGCCCGATGAGATTGTTGTGGTAAACTTAAGTGGTCGTGGTGATAAAGACTTAAATACCTATATAGATTATTTTGGCTATTAA
- a CDS encoding YceI family protein, whose product MTTKILKGAFAITLIFTTLAFTTMNKDINIKDSTVVWKGKKITGSHTGTIQFSSGTLQLEDDTIIGGEFVIDMTSINVTDLTGESKGKLEGHLKSDDFFGVNNFPTSKLVITSAEKTSEGHYVTADLTIKDITEPVNFVLNLNEDTATTSLKIDRTKYGVRYGSGSFFDNLGDNTISDNFELDVTLKF is encoded by the coding sequence ATGACAACTAAAATTTTAAAAGGCGCTTTTGCCATAACTCTAATTTTTACAACTCTAGCATTTACAACTATGAACAAGGACATTAACATTAAAGACAGCACTGTAGTGTGGAAAGGAAAGAAAATAACTGGATCACATACAGGTACAATTCAATTTTCAAGTGGCACACTTCAATTAGAAGACGACACAATTATAGGTGGCGAATTTGTAATAGATATGACTTCTATTAACGTTACAGATCTTACTGGAGAATCTAAAGGAAAACTTGAAGGCCACTTAAAGTCTGACGATTTTTTTGGCGTAAACAATTTTCCTACATCTAAACTAGTAATTACGTCTGCAGAAAAAACAAGTGAAGGACATTACGTAACGGCAGACTTAACTATTAAAGATATAACAGAACCTGTAAACTTTGTACTTAATTTAAATGAAGATACAGCAACAACATCTTTAAAAATAGATCGTACAAAATATGGTGTACGTTATGGTAGTGGTAGCTTTTTCGACAATTTAGGAGACAACACTATTTCAGATAATTTTGAATTAGACGTAACTCTTAAGTTTTAA
- the trpD gene encoding anthranilate phosphoribosyltransferase, giving the protein MKQLLNRLINHETITKQEARDVLVNISEGKYNSSQIASFLTVYMMRSITVEELEGFRDALLDLCIAVNLKDYNPIDLCGTGGDGKDTFNISTLSSFVTAGAGVNVTKHGNYGVSSSCGSSNVMEHLGIKFSNDTDFLKRCIDKAGICVLHAPLFHPAMKEVAPIRKALAVKTFFNMLGPMVNPAFPKNQLVGVFNLELARMYGYLYQKTDKNFTILHALDGYDEIALTGTTKAIRNDTELMLKPSDFGVQPLKAEHISGGNSVAASAKIFMDVISGRGTEAQNNVVCANAGMAIATAKHLNPKQGFELAKESLESGKGLNALETLITLSKN; this is encoded by the coding sequence ATGAAACAACTTTTAAACAGACTCATAAACCACGAAACAATTACCAAGCAAGAAGCACGAGATGTGTTGGTAAATATTTCTGAAGGCAAATACAACAGCAGCCAAATTGCATCTTTTCTAACCGTGTATATGATGCGAAGTATAACTGTTGAAGAGCTGGAAGGTTTTCGAGATGCCCTACTCGATTTATGTATAGCTGTAAACTTAAAAGACTATAATCCTATAGACCTTTGTGGTACTGGTGGCGATGGTAAAGACACATTTAACATCTCTACACTATCATCTTTTGTAACGGCTGGCGCTGGTGTTAATGTCACTAAACACGGTAACTACGGAGTTTCATCTTCTTGCGGAAGTAGTAATGTGATGGAACATTTAGGAATAAAATTTAGTAATGACACAGATTTTTTAAAACGCTGTATAGACAAGGCAGGAATTTGTGTATTACACGCACCTTTATTTCATCCAGCGATGAAAGAAGTGGCACCAATACGCAAGGCATTGGCGGTAAAAACATTCTTTAATATGTTAGGACCAATGGTAAATCCTGCATTTCCTAAAAATCAACTTGTGGGTGTATTTAATTTAGAGCTGGCAAGAATGTACGGTTACTTGTACCAAAAAACAGATAAGAATTTCACCATTTTACATGCCTTAGATGGTTATGATGAAATTGCCTTAACAGGTACTACAAAAGCCATAAGAAATGATACAGAGCTTATGCTAAAACCATCAGATTTTGGTGTGCAGCCATTAAAGGCAGAACATATCTCTGGCGGAAACTCTGTAGCAGCATCTGCAAAGATATTTATGGATGTTATTTCAGGACGTGGTACAGAAGCACAAAATAACGTAGTTTGCGCCAACGCAGGAATGGCCATTGCCACTGCAAAACATTTAAACCCCAAACAAGGATTTGAGTTGGCTAAGGAAAGTTTAGAGTCTGGCAAAGGTCTAAATGCTCTAGAAACCTTAATAACACTAAGTAAAAACTAA
- a CDS encoding tryptophan synthase subunit beta — MKEFAQLIPKELHNLSGSVFYSGKKAFKGNKDLYIIGLNPGGSEILKKEDTILRHTQKTLNLEKDEWSEYKDEIWRGEAGKYGLQPRILHLLEKVNLSPYEVPASNVCFVRSTVEAKIADKVDYFNNICWNFHQNVIDKLGIKVILCFGNTSGKFVCDKLNANKLVDEYIEDNNRRWKSKVFKSNKGLYVVIATHPSRADWTNPKSDPSNLVVKYLNKVRLE; from the coding sequence ATGAAAGAATTTGCTCAATTAATACCCAAAGAGTTACATAATTTATCGGGTTCTGTATTCTATTCTGGAAAAAAAGCTTTTAAAGGAAATAAAGATTTATATATTATTGGACTGAATCCTGGAGGTTCTGAAATACTAAAAAAAGAAGATACAATATTACGTCATACTCAAAAAACTTTGAATCTTGAAAAAGATGAATGGTCTGAATATAAAGACGAAATATGGAGAGGAGAAGCTGGTAAATATGGCTTACAACCAAGAATATTACATCTATTAGAAAAAGTCAATTTATCACCTTACGAAGTTCCAGCTAGTAATGTTTGTTTTGTTAGGTCAACAGTCGAGGCAAAAATTGCAGACAAAGTAGATTACTTTAATAATATTTGTTGGAATTTTCATCAAAATGTAATTGACAAATTAGGAATTAAAGTAATTCTCTGCTTTGGAAATACTTCTGGAAAATTTGTTTGCGACAAATTAAATGCAAATAAATTAGTTGATGAATATATTGAAGACAATAACAGAAGATGGAAATCAAAAGTCTTTAAAAGTAACAAAGGGCTTTACGTTGTAATAGCAACCCATCCAAGTAGAGCTGATTGGACTAATCCAAAATCTGACCCATCTAATTTAGTTGTTAAATATCTGAATAAGGTAAGACTTGAATAA
- a CDS encoding anthranilate synthase component I family protein, whose translation MYKLKTYSTKILADTITPVSVYLKVRDRFPNSILLESSDYRANDNTFSYICCNPIASINIQNEEIIKQFPDGTKEQSSINETTNVPLEIEAFSKLFDAETSEHKFPNNGLFGYIAYDGVRYFEDIDIAKKANNLEIPDIYYAVYQNIIAFNHFNNEVYIFAHCYNTGSNLEAIEQLLRTKNFASFNFKKDGEVSTNISDEDYKALVRKGKEHCQRGDVFQIVLSKRFSQKFKGDEFNVYRALRSVNPSPYLFYFDYGDFKIFGSSPEAQLVVKEGKAEIHPIAGTFKRTGNDEQDAELAKKLSADEKENAEHVMLVDLARNDLSRNGNNVTVETYREVQFFSHVIHLVSKVTGQKHDKTSTMQVVADTFPAGTLSGAPKHNAMKLIESYEKSSREFYGGAIGFMDFKGNFNHAIIIRSFLSKHHELHFQAGAGIVSESNEESELQEVYNKLGALNKALETAERIL comes from the coding sequence ATGTACAAACTTAAAACTTACAGCACTAAAATACTTGCAGACACTATTACACCAGTTTCTGTATACCTAAAAGTTAGAGATCGTTTTCCTAACAGTATTTTATTAGAAAGTAGTGATTACCGAGCAAATGATAATACATTTAGTTATATATGCTGCAACCCGATTGCTTCAATAAATATACAAAATGAAGAAATTATCAAACAGTTTCCAGACGGCACAAAAGAACAGTCTTCAATAAATGAGACTACTAATGTCCCACTAGAGATTGAAGCATTTTCAAAATTATTTGATGCAGAAACTTCTGAACATAAGTTCCCAAATAATGGCCTTTTTGGTTACATTGCTTATGATGGAGTGCGTTATTTTGAAGATATAGACATTGCCAAGAAAGCTAATAACTTAGAAATACCAGATATTTATTATGCGGTATACCAAAACATTATTGCCTTTAACCATTTTAATAATGAAGTATACATATTTGCGCATTGCTATAATACAGGCAGCAACTTAGAGGCTATTGAGCAACTACTCAGAACAAAGAACTTTGCATCTTTCAATTTTAAGAAAGATGGTGAGGTTAGCACAAATATTTCAGATGAAGATTATAAAGCCTTAGTAAGAAAAGGAAAGGAGCACTGCCAACGTGGTGATGTGTTTCAGATAGTATTATCTAAACGCTTTTCTCAAAAATTTAAGGGAGATGAGTTTAACGTGTATCGCGCCTTAAGAAGTGTGAATCCGTCACCTTATCTATTCTATTTTGATTATGGTGATTTCAAGATCTTTGGAAGTTCTCCAGAGGCACAACTGGTGGTAAAGGAAGGCAAGGCAGAAATACATCCTATTGCAGGTACATTTAAGCGTACTGGAAATGATGAACAGGATGCAGAACTTGCTAAAAAATTAAGTGCCGATGAAAAAGAAAATGCCGAACACGTTATGTTGGTAGATCTTGCTAGAAACGACTTAAGCAGAAATGGAAATAATGTTACTGTTGAAACGTATAGAGAAGTTCAATTCTTCTCTCACGTTATTCATCTGGTAAGCAAAGTTACTGGACAAAAGCACGACAAAACGAGTACAATGCAGGTTGTTGCAGATACTTTTCCGGCAGGAACACTTAGTGGTGCACCAAAACATAATGCCATGAAACTTATTGAAAGCTATGAAAAAAGCAGCAGAGAGTTTTACGGTGGCGCCATTGGCTTTATGGACTTTAAAGGTAACTTTAACCACGCCATTATTATTAGAAGTTTTTTAAGCAAGCACCACGAATTACATTTTCAGGCTGGCGCAGGAATTGTGTCTGAAAGTAATGAAGAAAGTGAATTACAAGAAGTGTACAATAAATTAGGAGCTTTAAACAAGGCTTTAGAAACCGCAGAACGAATTCTTTAA
- a CDS encoding MarR family winged helix-turn-helix transcriptional regulator, with protein sequence MESKKLVIELFKSNVWANDIIQDVFKPHDISMQQFNVLRILRGQKGNPANLSDIQERMISKMSNTTRLVDKLIAKGLTSRVTCPNNRRKVNITITKKGLALLDVIDPILDKHEKEMTDALTKEEKIKLTSLLLKMKKND encoded by the coding sequence ATGGAAAGCAAAAAACTTGTCATAGAATTATTTAAATCTAACGTGTGGGCTAATGATATTATTCAAGACGTCTTTAAACCACATGATATATCTATGCAACAGTTTAATGTTTTGCGCATCCTAAGAGGACAAAAAGGAAATCCAGCTAATTTATCAGACATTCAAGAACGTATGATTAGCAAGATGAGCAACACCACAAGACTTGTAGATAAACTTATAGCTAAAGGTCTTACATCTAGGGTTACGTGTCCTAATAATCGAAGAAAAGTAAACATTACCATTACTAAAAAGGGCTTAGCCTTACTTGATGTTATTGACCCTATTTTAGATAAACACGAAAAGGAAATGACAGATGCTTTAACTAAAGAAGAAAAAATAAAGCTTACCTCACTCCTTTTAAAAATGAAAAAAAACGACTAA
- the trpC gene encoding indole-3-glycerol phosphate synthase TrpC yields MKTILDDIIANKISELNLKKQVVPASQFEKMALFHRKTVSITSAIRNGSGIIAEFKRRSPSKPAINMNARVQNVTLGYQEAGASAISVLTDNKFFGGSLDDLLLARASVTIPVLRKDFIIEEYQILEAKANGADVILLIAAALRKQELKNLSKFAQSLGLEVLLEVHNEEELEKSLLPSVNLLGVNNRNLKTFETNINTSKELSKRIPNDFVRVSESGISSPKTITELKAYGFEGFLIGEQLMKTNSPYDDTKTFIDAIH; encoded by the coding sequence ATGAAGACCATTTTAGACGATATAATTGCAAATAAAATATCTGAACTTAATTTAAAAAAGCAAGTTGTTCCTGCTAGCCAGTTTGAGAAAATGGCATTGTTTCACCGCAAGACTGTATCTATAACTAGTGCAATACGAAACGGTTCTGGCATTATTGCAGAGTTTAAAAGACGATCTCCGAGCAAGCCTGCCATAAATATGAATGCTCGCGTACAAAATGTAACCTTAGGCTATCAAGAAGCTGGTGCAAGTGCCATTTCTGTATTAACAGACAATAAATTTTTTGGTGGTTCTTTAGATGATCTTTTGTTAGCAAGAGCAAGTGTGACCATACCTGTACTTCGTAAAGATTTTATTATTGAAGAATACCAAATATTAGAAGCAAAGGCCAATGGCGCAGATGTTATCTTACTTATAGCTGCAGCATTACGAAAGCAAGAACTTAAAAACCTGTCTAAGTTTGCGCAATCTTTAGGATTAGAGGTTCTCTTAGAAGTTCACAATGAAGAAGAGTTAGAAAAATCTCTATTACCATCTGTAAACTTATTAGGTGTAAACAACAGGAACCTAAAAACTTTTGAAACCAATATTAATACCAGCAAAGAACTGTCTAAACGCATTCCTAATGATTTTGTACGTGTTTCTGAAAGCGGTATTAGCTCCCCAAAAACAATTACAGAATTAAAGGCATATGGGTTTGAAGGGTTTTTAATTGGTGAACAGCTTATGAAAACCAATTCGCCTTATGATGATACTAAAACATTTATAGACGCTATTCACTAA
- a CDS encoding rhodanese-like domain-containing protein, translating to MENLTNEQWQERLAKDENAVVLDVRTQEEVDEGVIPNAQHLDIYDSAGFMQGVQEMDKSKSYYVYCRSGGRSQQACMLMNQMGIENTYNLKTGFSEWDGETSKL from the coding sequence ATGGAGAATTTAACAAATGAACAATGGCAAGAACGTCTTGCAAAAGATGAAAATGCTGTAGTATTAGATGTAAGAACTCAGGAAGAAGTAGATGAAGGTGTAATACCAAACGCACAACATTTAGATATTTACGATAGTGCCGGTTTTATGCAAGGTGTTCAAGAAATGGATAAATCTAAAAGCTATTATGTGTATTGCAGAAGTGGTGGAAGAAGCCAACAAGCCTGTATGCTTATGAACCAAATGGGTATTGAGAATACCTATAATCTTAAAACTGGTTTTTCTGAATGGGATGGCGAAACTTCTAAACTATAA
- a CDS encoding phosphoribosylanthranilate isomerase → MSLALKVCGMLHNTAEVARLQPDYLGFIFYEKSPRYVSHSHIESLLPESNRIKTTKNVGVFVNASVNFIIKQCKAFNLNVIQLHGEESVAFINSLIAAIHSDHTLQPLKLWKVFSIKDHFNFDVLKDFEAYVDAFLFDTKGKDKGGNGYTFNWSVLKDYPSTTPIILSGGIGIEHIEELKALLKLKLPITAIDVNSKFEDKPGLKNIELLSRFKEQLKKEQLI, encoded by the coding sequence ATGAGTTTGGCCCTAAAAGTTTGCGGAATGCTACACAATACTGCTGAAGTTGCAAGGCTTCAGCCAGACTATTTGGGCTTTATCTTTTATGAAAAATCGCCTAGATATGTATCGCATTCGCATATTGAAAGTTTACTACCAGAGTCCAACAGGATAAAGACAACTAAAAACGTTGGTGTTTTCGTAAATGCTTCAGTAAATTTTATAATTAAACAATGTAAGGCCTTCAACTTAAATGTCATTCAGCTTCATGGCGAAGAATCTGTAGCGTTTATCAATTCGCTCATTGCTGCAATACACTCAGACCACACATTACAACCTTTAAAACTCTGGAAAGTATTCAGCATAAAAGATCATTTTAATTTTGATGTTTTAAAAGATTTTGAAGCTTATGTAGATGCGTTTTTGTTTGATACTAAAGGAAAAGACAAAGGTGGCAACGGTTATACATTTAACTGGTCTGTTTTAAAAGACTACCCAAGCACAACACCAATAATTTTAAGTGGTGGTATTGGTATTGAACATATTGAAGAGTTAAAAGCCCTTTTAAAACTAAAGCTACCCATTACTGCTATTGATGTAAATAGCAAGTTTGAAGATAAACCAGGCTTAAAAAATATAGAATTACTAAGCAGGTTTAAGGAACAACTAAAAAAAGAACAACTAATATAA
- a CDS encoding thioredoxin family protein, with protein MKTLKILTVFTIVVAGIALAADQFIGFDAIKSSETNGYAIGDAATDFSLKNVDGNMVSLIDYKDAKGFIVIFTCNHCPYSVAYEDRIIALDKAFKTKGYPVIAINPNNPEAYPDDSYKKMIERSVEKGFTFPYLFDDGQTIYPQYGATKTPHVYVLEKVGQENIVKYIGAIDNNYKDEKLATDKYVEDAVNALLNNEPVKVETTRAIGCSIKS; from the coding sequence ATGAAAACTTTAAAAATTTTAACCGTATTTACAATTGTTGTTGCAGGAATTGCACTTGCTGCAGACCAATTTATAGGTTTTGATGCTATTAAATCATCAGAAACCAATGGCTATGCAATAGGTGATGCCGCAACAGATTTTTCTCTTAAGAATGTAGATGGTAATATGGTATCTCTTATTGATTATAAAGACGCCAAAGGATTTATAGTCATATTTACGTGTAATCACTGTCCGTATTCTGTTGCCTATGAAGATAGAATTATAGCATTAGACAAAGCTTTTAAAACAAAAGGGTACCCAGTAATTGCCATTAACCCAAACAACCCTGAAGCTTATCCAGATGACAGTTATAAAAAAATGATAGAACGTTCTGTAGAAAAGGGCTTTACGTTTCCATATTTATTTGATGATGGTCAAACCATATATCCTCAATACGGTGCAACCAAAACACCACACGTTTATGTTCTAGAAAAAGTTGGTCAGGAAAATATTGTAAAATATATAGGCGCAATAGATAATAATTACAAAGATGAAAAGCTGGCAACCGATAAATATGTTGAAGATGCTGTAAACGCACTTCTAAACAACGAACCAGTTAAAGTAGAAACTACACGAGCGATAGGATGTAGTATTAAATCTTAA
- a CDS encoding MBL fold metallo-hydrolase, which produces MILDQLYTKCLAEATYYITSGKEAAIVDPLRETEPYLERLKNDGATLKYIFLTHFHADFVSGHVDLALKTGARIVLGPNATAAYEFHQAKDGEIFTLGDLKIKALHTPGHTMESTCYLLFTEKGEQHAIFTGDTLFIGDVGRPDLAVKSDLTTADLAGYLYESLRNKIMPLDDHIIVYPAHGAGSACGKNMSSETYDTLGSQKKLNYALDSKLSKTEFVNMTTEGLAEPPQYFPLNVAMNKAVNSTIDSILGSGTTALSPLEFQNLASQEDVLILDVRTPNDYAKGSVKNAWFIGLDGTFAPWVGALIEDIHQKIILIAPEGREAEAVTRMARVGYDNTLGYLSGGMAAWERAGFPVEKTGNISAQEFVDGIQLGEIKNPLDVRKTPEYDTKHIEDIALLPLDDIHKKLSSLQPQSTYHVHCAGGYRSMIFSSIAKSKGYLNMVNVEGGFGAIKKTNLKSLNLVSTSTIDL; this is translated from the coding sequence ATGATTCTTGACCAGTTATATACCAAGTGTCTAGCAGAAGCTACATACTATATCACATCTGGAAAAGAGGCGGCTATTGTTGATCCTTTAAGGGAAACAGAACCTTATCTTGAACGATTAAAAAATGATGGTGCCACTTTAAAATATATTTTCCTTACCCATTTTCATGCAGACTTTGTTTCTGGTCACGTAGATTTGGCCTTAAAGACAGGCGCACGTATTGTTTTAGGACCAAATGCAACTGCAGCTTATGAGTTTCATCAAGCTAAAGATGGTGAGATCTTTACATTGGGAGACTTAAAAATAAAGGCATTGCATACGCCAGGACATACAATGGAAAGTACGTGTTATCTGTTGTTTACAGAAAAGGGAGAACAACATGCAATCTTTACAGGAGACACCTTATTTATAGGAGATGTGGGACGACCAGATTTAGCTGTAAAAAGCGACCTGACAACTGCAGATCTTGCAGGCTATCTATATGAGTCTTTACGAAACAAAATTATGCCGTTGGATGATCATATTATAGTATATCCAGCACATGGTGCAGGATCTGCTTGTGGAAAGAATATGAGTTCTGAAACCTATGACACCTTAGGCAGTCAAAAAAAGCTTAACTACGCTTTAGATTCTAAACTTTCGAAAACTGAGTTTGTAAATATGACTACAGAAGGTTTAGCAGAACCACCACAGTATTTCCCCTTAAACGTAGCAATGAATAAAGCGGTAAACTCGACAATAGATTCTATTTTAGGTTCTGGAACAACCGCACTTTCACCGTTGGAGTTTCAAAACCTAGCGAGCCAAGAAGATGTTTTAATTTTAGATGTAAGAACTCCAAATGACTATGCTAAAGGCAGTGTGAAAAATGCTTGGTTTATAGGGTTAGATGGTACCTTTGCACCTTGGGTAGGCGCTTTAATAGAAGACATTCATCAAAAAATTATTCTTATAGCACCAGAAGGCAGAGAAGCAGAAGCTGTTACAAGAATGGCTAGAGTAGGCTATGATAATACTTTAGGTTATTTATCTGGAGGTATGGCAGCTTGGGAACGAGCAGGTTTTCCAGTTGAAAAAACAGGAAACATATCTGCTCAAGAATTTGTAGATGGTATTCAACTTGGAGAGATTAAAAATCCTTTAGATGTTAGAAAAACACCTGAGTATGATACAAAGCATATAGAAGATATTGCACTATTACCATTAGATGATATTCATAAGAAATTATCTTCACTACAGCCACAATCTACGTATCATGTACATTGTGCTGGAGGCTACAGATCTATGATATTCTCATCTATCGCTAAATCTAAGGGATATCTAAACATGGTAAATGTAGAAGGCGGATTTGGAGCCATTAAAAAAACTAATTTAAAATCGTTGAACTTAGTTTCAACTTCAACAATAGACTTATAA